Proteins from a genomic interval of Pseudomonas asplenii:
- a CDS encoding DedA family protein — protein sequence MDFNPLDLILHLDVYLDMLVNNYGPWIYAILFLVIFCETGLVVMPFLPGDSLLFIAGAVAAGGGMDPVLLGGLLMLAAILGDSTNYIIGRTAGEKLFSNPNSKIFRRDYLQKTHDFYDRHGGKTVTLARFLPILRTFAPFVAGVGRMPYPRFFMFSVLGTVLWVGGLVTLGYFFGNVPFIKKNLSLLVVFIIVLSLVPMIIGVLRSRFAGASKAETH from the coding sequence ATGGATTTCAACCCGCTGGACTTAATCCTGCATCTCGATGTGTATCTCGACATGTTGGTGAACAATTACGGGCCATGGATCTATGCCATCCTGTTTCTGGTGATCTTCTGTGAAACCGGCCTGGTGGTGATGCCGTTCCTGCCGGGCGACTCGTTGCTATTCATCGCTGGCGCCGTCGCTGCCGGTGGTGGCATGGACCCGGTGCTGCTGGGCGGGCTGCTGATGCTGGCGGCGATCCTCGGTGACAGCACCAACTACATCATCGGCCGCACGGCGGGCGAGAAACTGTTCAGCAACCCGAACTCGAAGATCTTCCGCCGCGACTATCTGCAGAAAACCCACGACTTCTACGATCGCCACGGCGGCAAGACCGTGACGCTGGCGCGCTTTCTGCCGATCCTGCGGACCTTCGCCCCGTTCGTCGCCGGCGTTGGCCGCATGCCCTACCCGCGCTTTTTCATGTTCAGCGTGCTGGGGACCGTGCTCTGGGTCGGCGGCCTGGTGACCCTCGGCTACTTCTTCGGCAACGTCCCGTTCATCAAGAAAAACCTGTCGTTGCTGGTGGTCTTCATCATCGTCCTGTCGCTGGTGCCGATGATCATCGGCGTGCTGCGCAGCCGTTTTGCCGGTGCGTCCAAAGCCGAGACCCACTGA
- a CDS encoding GNAT family N-acetyltransferase — translation MRITQATLEHLDLLTPLFVKYREFYGALPLPDSSRNFLEKRLRRKESVIYLALADDDDKKLLGFCQLYPSFSSLSLKRVWILNDIYVAEDARRQLVADNLMRTAKKMARETHAVRLRVSTSSDNQVAQKTYESIGFREDTEFKNYVLPISDD, via the coding sequence ATGCGGATTACTCAAGCGACCCTGGAACATCTGGACCTGTTGACGCCCCTGTTCGTCAAATACCGCGAATTCTATGGCGCCTTGCCCCTGCCGGATTCGTCCCGCAACTTTCTGGAAAAACGCCTGCGCCGCAAGGAGTCGGTGATCTACCTGGCCCTGGCGGATGATGACGACAAGAAGCTGCTGGGTTTCTGCCAGCTCTATCCAAGTTTCTCCTCACTGTCGCTCAAGCGCGTGTGGATCCTCAACGACATCTACGTCGCCGAAGACGCCCGGCGCCAGTTGGTCGCAGACAACCTGATGCGCACGGCAAAGAAAATGGCCCGGGAAACCCACGCGGTGCGACTGCGGGTGTCTACCAGCAGCGACAACCAGGTGGCACAGAAGACCTACGAATCCATCGGTTTTCGCGAAGACACCGAGTTCAAGAACTACGTGCTGCCGATCAGCGATGACTGA
- a CDS encoding M90 family metallopeptidase gives MWSLSAWRRRRTLARHPVAGETWQRVREHLSFLDGLSEAEDRWLLEHSVLFLADKHLSALPGVELDQYSRLLLAAQAQLPLLHLGDLEWYAGFHEIVLYPDDFLSPQRHRDASGVEHEWDAEHSGEAWHRGPVILAWPGVLASGAWEGYNLVIHELAHKLDMLNGDANGLPPLHSDMRIGDWATAMQHAYDDLNRQLDHDPDAETAIDPYAAENPAEFFAVTSEYFFSAPDLLDTAYPKVYEQLRAFYRQDPLARLRKLQEHDPHYQSAG, from the coding sequence GTGTGGTCGTTGAGTGCCTGGCGGCGCCGCCGAACCCTGGCCCGCCATCCCGTCGCCGGTGAAACCTGGCAGCGGGTGCGCGAACACCTGAGTTTCCTCGATGGCCTGAGCGAAGCAGAAGATCGCTGGCTGCTGGAGCACAGCGTGCTGTTCCTCGCCGACAAGCATCTGAGCGCCCTGCCGGGAGTCGAGCTGGATCAGTACAGCCGCCTGCTGCTGGCCGCCCAGGCGCAACTGCCGTTGCTGCACCTGGGCGACCTGGAATGGTATGCCGGCTTTCATGAAATCGTGCTGTACCCGGACGACTTCCTCAGCCCCCAGCGTCATCGCGATGCCAGCGGGGTCGAGCACGAGTGGGATGCCGAACACAGCGGCGAAGCCTGGCACCGTGGCCCGGTCATTCTCGCCTGGCCCGGCGTACTCGCCAGTGGCGCCTGGGAAGGCTACAACCTGGTGATCCACGAACTGGCGCACAAGCTCGACATGCTCAACGGCGATGCCAATGGCCTGCCGCCGCTGCACAGCGACATGCGGATCGGCGACTGGGCCACGGCGATGCAACACGCCTATGACGACCTCAATCGCCAACTGGACCATGACCCCGACGCCGAAACCGCGATCGACCCCTATGCCGCGGAAAACCCGGCGGAATTCTTCGCGGTGACCAGCGAATACTTCTTCAGTGCCCCGGATTTGCTGGACACCGCCTACCCGAAGGTCTACGAGCAACTGCGTGCGTTCTACCGCCAGGACCCGCTGGCGCGCCTGCGCAAGCTGCAGGAACACGACCCGCACTATCAGTCTGCCGGCTGA